The proteins below come from a single Gemmatimonadota bacterium genomic window:
- a CDS encoding HlyC/CorC family transporter has protein sequence MNDLIIVLLLVAFNGFFVAAEFALVKIRMAEIEVMVQDGSRIAQTVRNILQNLDTYLSSCQLGVTLGSLGLGWFSERTVAALLEPLVLSLGFSAATAHLIAIPLALVVMTFLLITAGELVPKFVALQKYRQVALVIGIPLVLFYRVFRPFIWLLNVSANLMLRCLGIRVIDAHGESFTESELRIALVSMVAGGHVSRRERRIMENVLDLEEKVARRYMLPRNQIVFVNQNDPTEEKLRVVAESGHTRFPLCDEDLDQIIGIIHVKDLMKGLYDEDQFASLESIAREPLFLPETIRLDALLLEFQRRNSVLAVLVDEFGTVSGMITLENVLEELVGPIQDEFDSEAPLIVRTGPHRFEVDASCPVDQVVRACGLELPDELTSDTTGGVMTELLGHIPRQGEQVRAGTHLMTALRVEPTRVQRLRIDRMAGMTDAAETDAGTGNG, from the coding sequence ATGAACGACCTCATTATCGTACTTCTGCTGGTCGCGTTCAACGGCTTCTTCGTAGCCGCGGAATTCGCCCTGGTCAAGATCCGGATGGCCGAAATCGAGGTCATGGTCCAGGATGGAAGCCGAATCGCGCAGACCGTACGGAATATACTTCAGAACCTGGACACCTATCTTTCCTCGTGCCAGCTGGGGGTAACGCTTGGAAGCCTGGGCCTGGGCTGGTTCAGCGAACGGACGGTGGCCGCCCTGCTTGAACCGCTCGTGCTTTCCCTGGGTTTTTCCGCGGCGACCGCCCATCTCATCGCGATCCCGCTCGCCCTCGTGGTGATGACTTTCCTGCTCATCACGGCCGGCGAGCTCGTGCCCAAGTTCGTCGCCCTGCAGAAGTACCGGCAGGTGGCGCTGGTCATCGGCATTCCCCTCGTCCTGTTCTACAGGGTGTTCAGGCCCTTCATCTGGCTGCTGAACGTAAGCGCGAATCTCATGCTCCGGTGCCTGGGCATCCGGGTGATAGACGCGCACGGCGAATCGTTCACCGAATCCGAACTGCGTATCGCCCTGGTCAGCATGGTGGCCGGGGGGCACGTTTCACGACGGGAACGCCGGATCATGGAAAACGTGCTCGACCTCGAGGAAAAGGTGGCCCGGCGCTACATGCTTCCCCGCAATCAGATCGTGTTCGTGAACCAGAACGACCCCACCGAAGAGAAACTGCGCGTCGTCGCCGAGTCCGGACACACGCGCTTCCCGCTGTGTGACGAGGATCTGGACCAGATCATCGGGATCATTCACGTCAAGGACCTCATGAAGGGCCTTTACGACGAAGACCAGTTCGCCTCCCTGGAGAGTATCGCCCGCGAACCGCTGTTCCTGCCCGAGACTATCCGCCTCGACGCACTGCTCCTGGAGTTCCAGCGGCGCAATTCCGTACTGGCCGTCCTGGTGGACGAGTTTGGAACGGTTTCCGGGATGATCACGCTGGAGAACGTACTGGAAGAACTGGTAGGCCCGATTCAGGATGAATTCGACAGCGAGGCGCCGCTCATCGTGCGGACGGGACCTCACCGGTTCGAGGTCGATGCCAGTTGCCCCGTCGACCAGGTCGTCCGCGCCTGCGGCCTGGAACTGCCCGACGAACTGACTTCGGATACCACGGGCGGGGTCATGACCGAACTGCTGGGCCACATCCCCAGGCAGGGGGAACAGGTCCGTGCCGGCACCCACCTGATGACGGCGCTGCGCGTGGAGCCGACCCGCGTCCAACGGCTCAGGATCGATCGCATGGCCGGCATGACCGACGCTGCGGAAACGGATGCGGGAACCGGTAACGGGTAA
- a CDS encoding SRPBCC family protein translates to MHVYRLKRTQILPVSLDAAWDFLCRPEHLRDLTPPGVRLTVTSDLPDRMYTGLIITYRLGLYSMFYFNWVTEITQAEPLSYFIDEQRSGPYRFWHHEHRLRSVEGGVEMKDLVHYALPFGVLGRMVHAAIVKNQLNAIFDYRREALADRFGRPVH, encoded by the coding sequence ATGCATGTCTACCGGTTGAAACGCACGCAGATCCTGCCCGTATCGCTGGATGCCGCCTGGGATTTCCTGTGCCGGCCCGAGCACCTGCGCGACCTGACCCCGCCGGGTGTCCGGCTGACCGTGACTTCCGATCTCCCGGACCGCATGTACACGGGTCTCATCATCACGTACCGGCTTGGACTCTACTCGATGTTTTACTTTAACTGGGTAACGGAAATCACTCAGGCAGAACCACTTAGCTACTTCATCGATGAACAGAGATCGGGGCCGTACAGGTTCTGGCACCACGAACACCGGCTGCGTTCCGTGGAGGGCGGAGTGGAAATGAAAGACCTGGTTCATTATGCCTTGCCATTTGGTGTGCTGGGCCGTATGGTACATGCGGCGATCGTGAAGAACCAGCTCAACGCCATTTTCGACTACCGGCGCGAAGCCCTCGCCGATAGATTCGGTCGTCCCGTGCACTAA
- a CDS encoding TIGR01777 family protein yields the protein MTILVTGGSGLIGRRLIPCLEQRGHRVLRLVRSRDLAGDRAVYWSTSEGSIEWDDSGSIDAVVHLAGESILGRWTGAKKARIRDSRVGPTRNLCTFLAGMASPPSVIVCASATGYYGDRGDVPLGEASPPGDGFLPAVSRDWEAATEPARDAGIRVVNLRIGMVLTPEGGALAAMRTPFRLALGGKVGDGRQYMSWITRDDLVSVISYALESNALAGPVNAVSPQPVTNAEFTRTLGRVLHRPTPFSVPAFAVRLLFGQMGSDLLLASARVEPERLREAGFQFEHADLEAALNDLLRTKPSSPAH from the coding sequence ATGACCATACTCGTTACCGGCGGATCGGGGTTGATCGGCCGCCGGCTGATCCCCTGCCTCGAGCAGCGGGGCCATCGCGTCCTGCGCCTGGTCCGGTCCAGGGACCTGGCCGGCGACAGGGCGGTCTACTGGTCCACCTCAGAAGGCAGTATTGAATGGGACGATTCCGGTTCCATTGACGCCGTCGTCCATCTGGCGGGCGAGTCGATCCTGGGACGGTGGACCGGGGCCAAGAAGGCCCGGATCCGGGACAGCCGCGTCGGCCCCACGCGCAACCTGTGCACGTTTCTCGCCGGGATGGCCTCGCCACCTTCGGTTATCGTCTGCGCGTCGGCCACCGGTTATTACGGCGACCGCGGCGATGTACCGCTCGGGGAGGCATCGCCGCCGGGGGACGGGTTTCTGCCGGCGGTGAGCAGGGATTGGGAAGCGGCGACGGAACCGGCCCGAGACGCCGGGATCCGCGTCGTGAACCTCCGCATCGGCATGGTGCTGACCCCGGAGGGCGGCGCGCTGGCCGCCATGCGTACGCCCTTCAGGCTGGCTTTGGGCGGAAAGGTCGGGGACGGGCGCCAGTACATGAGCTGGATCACCCGGGACGACCTGGTTTCCGTCATCAGTTACGCCCTGGAATCGAATGCGCTGGCCGGTCCCGTAAATGCGGTTTCTCCACAACCCGTCACCAATGCGGAATTTACCCGGACGCTGGGCCGGGTGCTACATCGTCCGACCCCCTTTTCGGTTCCCGCCTTCGCCGTCCGCCTGTTGTTCGGCCAGATGGGAAGCGACCTGCTGCTCGCGAGCGCGCGCGTCGAACCCGAACGGCTTCGGGAAGCGGGTTTCCAGTTCGAGCATGCGGACCTGGAGGCTGCGCTGAACGACCTGTTGCGGACGAAGCCTTCGAGCCCCGCGCACTGA
- a CDS encoding AbgT family transporter: MNTDSRKQQQPAQHQPAPAGAAASGGFLDAIERVGNRLPDPATLFLIGALFIIVLSDIAARGQWTVVQRLPEQVVLQDGSVGVEWRETGETFRSTSLLTRDGLFWVVANMVENFMRFPPLGVVLVGMLGIGVAERTGMIGALLKAFMLAVPGRLLTPAMVFIGIMSSMTLDAGYVILPPLAAALYKAVGRSPLAGLAAVFAGVSAGFNANLFVTGLDPLLAGLSTAGAQTIDAAYQVAATCNWYFMIVSTVIMTLAGWLVTAWFVERRLAGKPPEEGGPAPASSAGPEEHALTAVEKRGMARASLAFLLIFSAIVFMILWPGAPLHGTGSLFDRWVEAIVPLLLFCFILPGIVYGISVGAIKNDKDAARLLIETIATMAPIIVLAFFAAQFIAYFQYSGLGQMLAMAGGQALGQAQMPAWMLMIAFILVTLAFNLLIGSMSAKYALFAPIFIPMFMMVGISPELTQAAYRIGDSVSNIITPLNPYLVIILVFMRQFVPKGGMGTLISTMLPYTVVFAVIWTVLLVAWMAMGIPLGPAGGLVYVP; encoded by the coding sequence ATGAATACCGACAGTCGGAAACAGCAACAACCTGCGCAGCATCAACCGGCACCTGCTGGCGCAGCGGCTTCAGGCGGATTTCTGGACGCCATCGAGCGGGTCGGGAATCGCCTGCCGGATCCGGCGACGCTCTTCCTGATCGGCGCCCTGTTCATCATCGTCCTCTCCGACATCGCGGCCCGCGGCCAGTGGACCGTGGTCCAGCGCCTGCCGGAACAGGTGGTCCTGCAGGATGGATCTGTCGGCGTGGAATGGCGCGAGACTGGCGAGACCTTCAGGTCCACCAGCCTGCTTACCCGGGACGGCCTCTTCTGGGTCGTGGCCAACATGGTGGAGAACTTCATGCGGTTTCCGCCCCTCGGCGTCGTGCTGGTCGGGATGCTGGGCATCGGCGTGGCGGAGCGGACCGGCATGATCGGCGCACTGCTCAAGGCGTTCATGCTGGCGGTCCCGGGCCGGTTGCTGACCCCGGCCATGGTCTTCATCGGCATCATGTCGTCCATGACGCTAGACGCAGGATACGTCATACTCCCGCCCCTCGCGGCCGCACTGTACAAGGCGGTCGGCCGGTCGCCGCTGGCCGGCCTTGCCGCCGTATTCGCGGGCGTGTCCGCGGGATTCAACGCCAACCTCTTCGTGACGGGCCTGGATCCCCTGCTGGCCGGACTTTCCACGGCCGGGGCGCAGACGATCGACGCGGCCTACCAGGTCGCCGCCACGTGCAACTGGTATTTCATGATCGTGTCGACGGTGATCATGACGCTGGCGGGATGGCTCGTCACGGCCTGGTTCGTCGAACGGCGCCTGGCGGGCAAGCCGCCCGAGGAGGGCGGACCAGCGCCTGCGTCGTCCGCCGGTCCGGAAGAACACGCCCTGACCGCCGTGGAGAAGCGGGGCATGGCCCGGGCGTCCCTGGCGTTCCTGTTGATATTCTCGGCCATCGTATTCATGATCCTGTGGCCCGGCGCTCCGCTGCACGGCACCGGCAGTCTGTTCGACCGGTGGGTGGAGGCCATTGTGCCCCTGTTGCTTTTCTGTTTCATCCTGCCCGGCATCGTGTACGGGATCTCGGTAGGCGCCATAAAGAACGACAAGGACGCGGCCCGGCTGCTCATCGAAACGATCGCCACCATGGCCCCGATCATCGTCCTGGCCTTCTTCGCCGCCCAGTTCATCGCCTACTTCCAGTATTCGGGACTCGGCCAGATGCTGGCGATGGCCGGCGGCCAGGCACTCGGCCAGGCGCAGATGCCGGCGTGGATGCTGATGATAGCCTTCATCCTCGTCACGCTGGCGTTCAACCTGCTGATTGGCTCCATGTCCGCCAAGTACGCCCTCTTCGCACCGATCTTCATACCCATGTTCATGATGGTGGGCATCAGTCCCGAACTGACGCAGGCAGCCTACCGGATCGGTGACTCCGTCAGCAACATCATCACGCCCCTGAACCCCTACCTGGTGATCATCCTGGTTTTCATGCGCCAGTTCGTACCCAAAGGGGGCATGGGCACGCTGATCTCCACGATGCTTCCCTATACCGTGGTATTCGCCGTCATCTGGACGGTTCTCCTCGTGGCCTGGATGGCGATGGGCATCCCCCTCGGCCCCGCGGGTGGACTGGTCTACGTACCCTGA